A window of Mucilaginibacter paludis DSM 18603 contains these coding sequences:
- a CDS encoding IS110 family RNA-guided transposase produces MKQGTQLDFSGQTIFVGIDVHKKSWKVSLRSTHMELKTFSQEPSPKALSGHLQQNYPSADYRLVYEAGFCGFGYQRQFSELGMSCIVVNPADVPLTDKEKQRKSDTVDCRKLSKTLSEGALKGIFVPGIEQQDDRGIIRVYQQMIKDQTRYKNQIKGWLNFQDQSVAVDTDKYWSNHYICLLKALCLPPSARINLDILLQGYQQTRIMVLTATREVRALSRQPRYQQIIELIRTIPGIGEITALLLVTEIGDIERFDSLDALCGYVGLVPDIHSSGDQKIILGLTKRAHHQLREKLIEASWIAVRLDPAMTLAFNNLCKRMKKNKAIIRIAKKMLNRIRFVMKNQKPYVTSVVK; encoded by the coding sequence ATGAAACAAGGTACACAATTAGATTTTAGCGGACAAACTATTTTTGTTGGCATAGATGTACACAAGAAGTCCTGGAAGGTCAGCCTTCGCAGCACCCATATGGAGCTAAAGACGTTTTCCCAGGAACCTTCACCTAAGGCCTTAAGCGGGCATCTACAACAGAACTATCCTTCGGCCGATTACAGGCTCGTTTACGAAGCCGGTTTTTGCGGCTTTGGCTATCAGCGACAGTTTAGTGAGCTGGGGATGTCCTGCATCGTCGTAAATCCTGCCGATGTCCCGCTGACAGACAAGGAAAAGCAGCGCAAATCAGATACGGTCGATTGCCGGAAACTCAGTAAAACATTAAGTGAAGGAGCCCTGAAAGGTATCTTCGTGCCTGGCATCGAGCAACAGGATGACCGCGGTATTATCCGTGTTTACCAGCAAATGATCAAAGATCAGACACGCTATAAGAACCAAATAAAAGGATGGCTCAACTTCCAGGATCAGTCAGTGGCGGTAGACACGGATAAATACTGGTCGAATCACTATATCTGCCTGCTCAAGGCCCTTTGCTTACCTCCATCGGCCCGGATCAACCTGGATATTCTGCTACAGGGATACCAGCAGACACGTATCATGGTACTCACAGCCACCAGGGAAGTCAGAGCCTTATCCCGGCAGCCACGTTATCAACAAATCATAGAACTGATCCGTACCATCCCCGGTATAGGCGAGATTACCGCCTTATTATTGGTTACAGAGATCGGCGACATTGAACGCTTTGATTCCCTGGATGCCTTGTGTGGATATGTGGGGCTGGTGCCGGATATACATAGTTCCGGCGATCAAAAAATCATATTGGGGCTCACTAAAAGAGCCCATCACCAATTACGGGAGAAGCTTATCGAGGCCTCTTGGATAGCTGTCAGGCTCGACCCGGCCATGACGCTGGCTTTCAATAACCTTTGCAAAAGAATGAAAAAGAATAAGGCCATCATCAGGATAGCTAAAAAAATGCTCAACCGGATACGTTTCGTTATGAAGAATCAAAAACCTTACGTAACTTCGGTTGTCAAATAA
- a CDS encoding HD domain-containing protein has translation MLIEDGQLIDKTAEYVRQTLQGAEAGHDWWHIQRVWNNAKLIGRQEAVDMLVVELAALLHDIADSKFYGGDEEIGPEMAGLFLRSIDTDAAIVEHVQQIIRNMSFKASFEKLSFTSPELQVVQDADRLDAIGAIGIARAFTYGGFKNREMHNPDIAPNLNMSKEEYKNTSAPTINHFHEKLLLLKDRMNTSTGKMIAQQRHAFMEQYLEQFYAEWEGLK, from the coding sequence ATGCTGATAGAGGATGGGCAATTGATTGATAAAACTGCCGAATATGTACGCCAAACCTTGCAAGGCGCCGAAGCCGGACACGATTGGTGGCACATTCAGCGGGTTTGGAACAATGCCAAACTAATTGGGCGGCAAGAGGCCGTTGATATGCTGGTTGTTGAACTGGCCGCTTTACTGCACGATATTGCCGATAGTAAGTTTTATGGAGGCGATGAAGAAATAGGCCCCGAAATGGCAGGTCTGTTTTTGCGAAGTATTGACACTGATGCCGCTATTGTTGAGCATGTACAGCAAATTATCCGCAACATGTCGTTCAAGGCAAGTTTCGAAAAGCTCAGCTTTACCTCCCCGGAACTACAGGTAGTACAAGACGCCGACCGGCTTGATGCCATTGGCGCCATTGGCATTGCCCGGGCATTTACCTATGGTGGTTTCAAAAACCGCGAAATGCATAATCCGGATATAGCCCCTAACCTCAATATGAGCAAAGAGGAATACAAAAACACCTCGGCACCCACCATCAACCATTTTCACGAAAAATTACTCTTGCTCAAAGACCGCATGAATACTTCTACCGGGAAAATGATTGCGCAACAACGCCATGCCTTTATGGAGCAATACCTGGAGCAGTTTTATGCCGAGTGGGAAGGGTTGAAGTAG
- a CDS encoding WG repeat-containing protein codes for MKKKPILIIASILVAVVCVFAFVRSKYLVKPDKKDVIVFLDRFNADLKKGNTDTLLDYFDGRQNVKQIKKLLGLISNKTSLNGKDKPLFDVNLLSDDSEIKIINAELTDAQVPVQFKENGANLKQTTLLIKLRKVSAGQFKIVQIDARKFAGDFMVYENNIRTRNRRPEDIYAPITLKAFATAEQLKTRYDSVIWFAHIDNQTYFYVVKGKWGNESDRPGAKDSATTPYKMGLLNPQLKEIISPQYDLIHTIGATFPGMIEVEKEHKRGFYDINGKIIVPVSYDQIFPINDDTNAAVLKNGADYFYLKKDMSISEKVELKLNDFFSKIKYLNSSFDLYPKALSLPVLTEYNSHEQHGAIYIGPSYLSDLNIIHGAQIDFQNPLRKVEYFDVHKNYEIRFSDKDRIDTGDWLTASFYSIRDYFLGGRAEFYDTKNVVMLDKKNDRILTQQFGTDYGKDEGDSYSGSCDINNVKILADSLIEIKTGATLSIELYDSTKSIVGGPYYHYLTIKDNQFVELPNRRSFGFTKYVKMDDSYLYGCFEMWRPNSKTKTFDHLTPEILRYMKNEIYADYRYAFKDKRWQDIFLYLTSEFDAKTSDLKPNNANVDDSLTVIDKYNINWINQKLKAQKPNTLAAK; via the coding sequence ATGAAAAAGAAACCTATCCTTATTATTGCAAGCATTTTAGTAGCCGTTGTATGTGTTTTTGCTTTTGTCCGGAGCAAATACTTAGTTAAACCTGATAAAAAAGATGTGATTGTTTTTTTAGATCGCTTTAATGCCGATCTGAAAAAAGGCAATACCGATACCTTACTCGATTATTTTGATGGCAGACAAAACGTTAAGCAGATAAAAAAATTATTGGGTTTAATTTCCAACAAAACCAGTTTGAATGGCAAGGATAAACCATTATTTGATGTTAATTTGTTAAGTGACGATAGCGAAATTAAAATAATTAATGCTGAGTTAACTGATGCTCAGGTGCCTGTTCAGTTTAAAGAGAACGGCGCTAACCTGAAACAAACTACTCTGCTGATTAAGCTGCGTAAAGTATCCGCTGGTCAGTTTAAGATTGTGCAAATAGATGCCCGTAAATTTGCAGGCGATTTTATGGTTTATGAGAACAATATCAGAACGAGAAATCGACGGCCTGAAGATATTTATGCGCCTATTACACTTAAGGCTTTTGCTACAGCCGAGCAATTAAAAACCAGGTATGATAGTGTGATATGGTTTGCGCATATTGACAATCAAACTTATTTTTATGTAGTGAAAGGCAAGTGGGGTAATGAAAGTGATCGCCCTGGTGCAAAAGACTCTGCCACTACTCCATATAAAATGGGCCTGCTGAACCCCCAATTGAAAGAGATTATATCGCCTCAATATGACTTGATCCATACCATTGGAGCCACTTTCCCCGGCATGATAGAAGTGGAAAAAGAACACAAAAGAGGATTTTATGATATTAACGGAAAAATTATTGTGCCTGTTAGTTATGATCAGATATTCCCAATTAACGATGATACCAATGCAGCGGTTTTAAAAAATGGAGCAGATTATTTTTATCTGAAAAAGGATATGAGTATATCTGAAAAGGTAGAGCTCAAACTAAATGATTTTTTTTCGAAGATTAAATATTTAAATTCTTCTTTTGATTTGTACCCCAAGGCTCTGTCATTGCCCGTACTTACCGAATATAACTCCCATGAGCAGCACGGGGCCATTTATATCGGCCCATCTTATCTCTCGGATTTGAATATTATTCACGGCGCACAAATAGATTTTCAAAACCCTTTGCGCAAAGTTGAATATTTTGATGTGCATAAAAATTATGAAATACGGTTTTCGGATAAAGACAGAATAGATACAGGCGACTGGTTGACAGCCAGCTTTTATTCAATAAGGGATTATTTTTTGGGAGGAAGAGCTGAATTTTACGACACAAAAAATGTTGTTATGTTAGATAAGAAAAACGATAGGATATTGACTCAACAGTTTGGTACCGACTACGGTAAAGACGAAGGCGATTCATATTCCGGTTCTTGTGACATCAACAATGTCAAGATATTAGCTGACTCCCTAATTGAAATAAAAACCGGGGCGACACTTAGCATCGAATTATATGATTCCACAAAAAGTATTGTAGGTGGCCCTTACTATCATTATTTAACGATTAAGGATAATCAATTTGTTGAATTACCCAATAGGCGCAGCTTTGGTTTTACCAAATATGTTAAGATGGATGATTCATATTTATACGGGTGTTTCGAAATGTGGAGGCCCAATTCTAAAACAAAAACTTTTGACCACCTTACGCCAGAAATACTTCGTTACATGAAAAACGAAATATATGCCGATTATCGATATGCATTTAAAGATAAGCGATGGCAAGATATTTTTCTGTACCTCACATCAGAATTTGATGCTAAAACATCAGACTTAAAACCCAATAACGCTAATGTAGACGATTCTTTAACGGTTATTGATAAATATAACATCAACTGGATTAATCAAAAACTAAAGGCGCAAAAGCCCAATACGCTGGCCGCCAAATGA
- a CDS encoding DUF3127 domain-containing protein, giving the protein MEIKGKVHEVSATMQVTESLKKRELILEYIENPQYPEYLKFEAIQDRCALLDNVKTGDDVEVFFNLKGRPWTDKTGKKTYFNSLQLWKVNALSAGTSATAPEYAAPVNLSAAPGEDDDLPF; this is encoded by the coding sequence ATGGAGATCAAAGGTAAAGTACACGAAGTATCTGCAACTATGCAGGTTACAGAATCGCTTAAAAAGAGAGAACTGATACTTGAATATATAGAAAATCCTCAATATCCCGAATATTTAAAGTTCGAAGCTATTCAGGATCGCTGCGCGTTGTTAGATAATGTGAAGACTGGCGACGATGTGGAAGTATTTTTTAACCTGAAGGGCAGGCCCTGGACGGACAAAACCGGGAAGAAAACTTATTTTAACTCGCTACAACTGTGGAAAGTTAACGCTTTAAGCGCCGGTACATCAGCAACAGCGCCCGAGTATGCTGCGCCTGTTAACCTGAGCGCTGCGCCAGGTGAGGATGATGACCTGCCGTTTTAA
- a CDS encoding carboxymuconolactone decarboxylase family protein → MSETTDIITEILESVGLGADYRTASLSLLESGESRYLRDLKLNFTSTLTSAHLSEKECALLGLSTAVNNNNKPLTAFFTQYAEQHGASAADIAEAVACASLLASNNIFYRFRHFTQKEKYTQIPARIRMQIMAKPVTGKEFFELMSLAVSAVNGCEMCVNAHEDSLIKMATTEERIFDAVRIASLVTSFGKIVF, encoded by the coding sequence ATGAGCGAAACTACTGATATCATAACCGAAATACTTGAAAGTGTTGGCCTTGGCGCCGATTACAGAACAGCCAGCCTGAGCTTGCTTGAAAGCGGCGAGTCACGCTACCTGCGCGATTTAAAACTGAACTTTACCAGCACCCTAACATCCGCTCATCTGAGCGAAAAAGAGTGTGCTTTATTAGGTTTAAGTACAGCTGTTAATAACAATAACAAACCGCTAACCGCTTTTTTTACCCAATATGCCGAACAGCACGGTGCAAGCGCCGCTGATATTGCCGAAGCCGTGGCTTGTGCATCGTTACTGGCATCAAACAATATATTTTACCGTTTCAGGCACTTTACCCAAAAAGAAAAGTATACCCAGATACCTGCCCGCATCCGCATGCAAATTATGGCTAAACCTGTAACCGGAAAAGAATTTTTTGAACTGATGAGCCTGGCCGTATCGGCCGTTAACGGCTGCGAGATGTGCGTAAACGCGCACGAAGATTCGTTAATTAAAATGGCAACTACCGAAGAGCGTATTTTTGATGCCGTGCGTATCGCATCGCTGGTAACCTCTTTCGGCAAGATTGTTTTTTAA
- a CDS encoding peroxiredoxin: protein MLTIGQKFPAFSKTAVVSIEKGKEFETLTSDFLVNDDNVWTVMFWWPKDFTFVCPTEIAEFNRSYGEFRDRDARLIGASTDSEFVHAAWRRDHDDLRDLKFPMLADTSKSLAEDLGILEPTEKIAYRATFIIDPTGIIRWVCVNDLSVGRNVKEVLRVLDGLQTDELCPCNWEKGQETLTA, encoded by the coding sequence ATGTTAACTATAGGACAAAAATTCCCTGCATTCTCTAAAACAGCGGTAGTAAGTATCGAAAAAGGAAAAGAGTTTGAAACATTAACTTCTGATTTCCTGGTGAACGACGATAACGTTTGGACAGTAATGTTTTGGTGGCCAAAGGATTTTACCTTTGTTTGCCCTACAGAAATTGCTGAATTTAACAGAAGCTACGGCGAATTCCGCGATCGTGATGCACGTTTAATTGGCGCATCTACCGATTCTGAATTTGTACACGCTGCCTGGAGAAGAGATCACGACGATTTGCGCGATTTAAAATTCCCGATGCTGGCTGATACTTCAAAATCATTGGCCGAAGACCTGGGTATTTTAGAGCCTACAGAAAAAATTGCTTACCGTGCTACTTTTATTATCGACCCTACAGGTATTATCCGTTGGGTATGTGTTAACGATTTAAGCGTTGGCCGTAACGTTAAAGAAGTTTTACGTGTACTGGATGGTTTACAAACCGACGAACTTTGCCCTTGCAACTGGGAAAAAGGACAAGAAACTTTAACTGCATAA
- a CDS encoding THUMP domain-containing class I SAM-dependent RNA methyltransferase encodes MQVFHTPSKIILTCNKRLSPYLKDEVEALGFEIKRIFPTGLELLGTVNDCIPLNINLRCVSQILYSLGTFKAENPKELYDHLVTIEWEKLIDFSGYFSVTSNVNNEHILTPLFANVKVKDAIADRIKSIKGIRPNSGPELNKTVVHLYWQEDQAEIFIDTSGETLAKHSYRKIPGKAPMLEALAASTIMATGWDKKSPFVNPMCGSGTLAIEAALLATDKPPGFFRMNYAFMHILGYDEQIFFNERRIIKDKAIKQLDFKIVATDLSDDAVDIARKNAKTAGVDHLIDFAVCDFAETVVPEQAGVVFFNPEYGERLGVHSKLEATYKRIGDFMKQECKGYKGYIFTGNPDLAKKIGLKASRKIEFYNGKLDCRLLEYELYDGSKREPKLE; translated from the coding sequence ATGCAAGTTTTCCACACTCCAAGTAAAATCATCCTAACCTGTAATAAAAGGTTATCACCCTATTTAAAGGATGAGGTAGAAGCGCTGGGCTTCGAGATCAAACGGATATTCCCTACCGGCCTTGAGCTGCTGGGCACCGTAAACGATTGTATCCCCCTTAACATCAACCTGCGCTGTGTAAGCCAGATACTTTATTCGCTTGGCACCTTTAAGGCCGAAAACCCCAAGGAGCTGTACGATCACCTGGTTACCATTGAATGGGAAAAGCTGATTGATTTTTCGGGCTACTTCTCGGTAACGTCCAACGTTAATAACGAGCACATCTTAACCCCCTTGTTTGCCAACGTAAAGGTTAAAGATGCCATTGCAGATAGGATAAAGAGTATTAAGGGCATCCGCCCCAACTCTGGCCCCGAGCTTAATAAAACAGTGGTTCACCTGTACTGGCAGGAAGATCAGGCCGAAATCTTCATCGATACATCGGGCGAAACACTGGCCAAACACAGTTACCGCAAAATTCCGGGCAAGGCACCTATGCTCGAGGCCCTGGCAGCGTCAACCATTATGGCTACGGGCTGGGATAAAAAAAGTCCGTTTGTAAACCCCATGTGCGGATCGGGCACCTTGGCCATCGAAGCTGCTTTGCTGGCTACCGATAAGCCACCGGGCTTTTTCAGGATGAACTATGCCTTTATGCACATTTTAGGTTACGACGAGCAGATATTTTTTAACGAGCGCAGGATAATCAAAGACAAAGCGATTAAACAACTCGATTTTAAAATCGTAGCCACTGATCTGTCTGACGATGCAGTTGATATAGCCCGTAAAAATGCCAAAACTGCCGGGGTTGACCATTTAATTGATTTTGCCGTTTGCGATTTTGCTGAAACCGTAGTACCTGAGCAAGCGGGTGTGGTATTTTTTAACCCGGAATATGGCGAACGCCTGGGCGTGCATAGCAAGCTGGAAGCCACCTACAAACGCATAGGCGACTTTATGAAGCAGGAATGCAAAGGCTATAAAGGCTATATTTTTACCGGAAACCCCGATCTGGCTAAGAAAATAGGGCTAAAGGCATCGCGCAAAATTGAGTTTTATAACGGTAAATTAGATTGCCGCCTGTTAGAGTACGAATTGTATGACGGCAGTAAAAGGGAACCCAAATTGGAGTAA